From one Actinomyces sp. Marseille-P3109 genomic stretch:
- a CDS encoding Jag family protein, whose protein sequence is MSEQHSNDSSHHLAGRPVSSTVSRLEEEGEVGADYLEELLDIADLGGDIDIDIDHGRASIAVVASEEGDERELADLVGRDGEVLEAVQELTRLAVQARTGNRSRLMLDINGYRAARRTELAKVAQEAVTKVLTSGESVSLEPMNPFERKVCHDVVASAGLVSESEGAEPCRYVVVLPADEVDDVDDVDQAGVDVDAESADDQTEQQVGDELVVERS, encoded by the coding sequence ATGAGTGAGCAGCACAGCAACGACTCCTCCCACCACCTCGCGGGTCGCCCTGTGAGCAGCACCGTCTCGCGCCTCGAGGAGGAGGGCGAGGTCGGTGCCGACTACCTCGAGGAGCTCCTCGACATCGCCGACCTGGGCGGCGACATCGACATCGACATCGACCACGGGCGCGCCTCGATCGCCGTGGTCGCCTCCGAGGAGGGCGACGAGCGTGAGCTCGCCGATCTCGTGGGGCGCGACGGCGAGGTCCTTGAGGCGGTGCAGGAACTGACCCGCCTCGCCGTCCAGGCGCGCACCGGCAACCGTTCCCGACTCATGCTCGACATCAACGGCTACCGCGCCGCCCGCCGGACCGAGCTCGCCAAGGTCGCCCAGGAGGCGGTTACCAAGGTGCTCACCTCCGGAGAGTCCGTCAGTCTTGAGCCCATGAATCCCTTCGAGCGTAAGGTCTGTCACGACGTCGTCGCCTCAGCCGGCCTGGTCTCCGAGTCCGAGGGCGCTGAGCCGTGCCGTTACGTGGTGGTTCTGCCGGCCGACGAGGTGGATGACGTCGACGACGTCGATCAGGCCGGCGTCGACGTCGATGCCGAGTCCGCTGACGACCAGACCGAGCAGCAGGTCGGCGACGAGCTGGTCGTGGAGCGGTCTTAA
- a CDS encoding ParA family protein: MSGSSIFDQLQAEHLALDEVAGGEFPHPERTRVIAVANQKGGVGKTSTAVNLAAALAEGGLHVLLIDADSQGNASTALGVEHDDDNASIYDVLVDGTPIKDVVSKTRFCETLWCVPATIDVAAVEIELISTAERESRLRRALVDYLVSRETDEQESLDYVIIDCPPSLGIMTINAFVAADEVLIPMQAEYYALEGLALLTRSIDRIARIHNPGLGVSMIVLTMFDGRTTLAREVESEVRSYFPDATLDTKVPRSIRVAEAPSFGAPVVFWDPRSTGAIAYKKMAREVALRGAPRNEGEEA; this comes from the coding sequence TTGTCCGGATCGTCTATCTTCGATCAGCTCCAGGCCGAGCACCTCGCTCTAGACGAGGTAGCGGGTGGAGAGTTCCCACATCCCGAGCGGACTCGCGTTATCGCGGTCGCTAACCAGAAAGGCGGCGTCGGCAAGACGTCGACCGCAGTCAATCTTGCCGCGGCCTTGGCTGAAGGCGGATTGCACGTACTTCTCATCGATGCCGATTCGCAGGGCAACGCCTCGACAGCTCTGGGGGTGGAGCACGACGACGACAACGCCTCCATCTACGACGTTCTGGTCGACGGAACTCCTATCAAGGATGTGGTGTCCAAGACCCGTTTCTGCGAGACCCTGTGGTGCGTACCGGCAACAATCGATGTTGCCGCTGTGGAGATCGAGCTCATTTCCACTGCCGAGCGAGAGTCGCGTCTGCGCCGTGCGTTGGTGGACTACCTGGTTTCACGTGAAACCGATGAACAGGAATCTCTCGATTACGTCATCATTGACTGCCCGCCGAGCCTCGGCATCATGACGATCAATGCCTTCGTCGCCGCCGACGAGGTCCTCATCCCAATGCAGGCCGAGTACTACGCACTCGAGGGGCTGGCTCTGCTGACACGCTCCATCGACAGGATCGCGCGTATCCACAATCCCGGACTGGGTGTCTCGATGATTGTGCTCACCATGTTTGACGGACGCACCACCCTGGCTCGTGAGGTGGAGTCCGAGGTTCGTTCCTATTTCCCTGATGCAACGCTGGACACCAAGGTGCCGCGTTCGATCCGTGTTGCCGAAGCTCCCTCCTTCGGCGCTCCCGTGGTGTTCTGGGATCCCCGGTCCACCGGCGCAATTGCGTATAAGAAAATGGCTCGTGAGGTCGCTCTGCGGGGCGCTCCCAGAAATGAAGGCGAGGAAGCCTAA
- the rsmG gene encoding 16S rRNA (guanine(527)-N(7))-methyltransferase RsmG, protein MSDEQRAQVEQPTPEMREIFGVSFAAAEHFAQMLAEEGELRGLVGPRELPRLWSRHIVNSAAVVPFLPARGTVADVGSGAGFPGIVVALLRPDLDVTLIETMERRTQWLSDVVEELDLDNVTIRRARAEEIKDRFDVVTARAVANLSKLVRLTAPLLRPGGALLALKGMRAQDEVDDAKYVIKKAKLSVAVVHEVVTPGDETTSVVEIRRPKNR, encoded by the coding sequence ATGAGTGACGAGCAGCGGGCCCAGGTGGAGCAGCCGACGCCGGAGATGCGGGAGATCTTCGGGGTCTCCTTCGCCGCGGCGGAGCACTTCGCGCAGATGCTCGCTGAGGAGGGTGAGCTGCGCGGCCTCGTGGGGCCGCGTGAGCTTCCCCGCCTGTGGAGCCGGCACATCGTCAACTCGGCCGCCGTCGTCCCCTTCCTACCGGCTCGCGGAACCGTGGCCGATGTCGGCTCCGGGGCTGGTTTTCCCGGCATCGTGGTCGCGTTGCTGCGACCCGACCTCGACGTGACGCTCATTGAGACGATGGAGCGCCGGACCCAGTGGCTGTCCGACGTTGTCGAAGAGCTGGACCTGGACAACGTGACCATCCGGCGGGCCCGGGCCGAGGAGATCAAGGACCGCTTTGACGTGGTCACGGCTCGCGCAGTGGCGAACCTGTCCAAGCTCGTGCGGCTGACAGCGCCGCTGCTGCGGCCGGGGGGCGCACTCCTCGCGCTCAAGGGGATGCGGGCGCAGGACGAGGTCGATGACGCCAAGTACGTGATTAAAAAGGCAAAATTATCAGTCGCTGTGGTTCATGAGGTAGTTACTCCCGGCGATGAAACCACTTCCGTGGTTGAGATTCGCCGCCCGAAGAACCGGTGA
- the yidD gene encoding membrane protein insertion efficiency factor YidD — protein MSGWFTRVLLAPVHLYQRYISPALPATCRYYPTCSTYAVTALEVHGPVKGTLLSVWRLLRCNPLTPGGVDHVPDKGRWRYHHPRDIPRFTVEEP, from the coding sequence ATGAGTGGATGGTTCACACGGGTCCTTCTGGCTCCAGTGCATCTCTATCAGCGCTACATCTCTCCGGCTCTGCCGGCGACGTGCCGTTACTACCCCACTTGCTCGACCTACGCCGTCACGGCGCTGGAGGTGCATGGCCCGGTCAAGGGCACGCTGCTGAGCGTGTGGCGCCTGCTGCGATGCAATCCGCTGACTCCCGGTGGAGTCGACCATGTTCCGGACAAGGGACGCTGGCGCTACCACCATCCCCGCGATATTCCCCGGTTCACAGTCGAAGAACCCTGA
- the rpmH gene encoding 50S ribosomal protein L34, which produces MSKRTYQPNNRRRAKVHGFRKRMSTRAGRAVLASRRRKGRARLAA; this is translated from the coding sequence GTGAGCAAGCGGACCTACCAGCCGAACAACCGTCGTCGTGCCAAGGTGCACGGCTTCCGTAAGCGCATGTCCACCCGTGCAGGTCGCGCTGTCCTCGCTTCGCGACGCCGCAAGGGTCGCGCTCGCCTCGCTGCCTGA
- the rnpA gene encoding ribonuclease P protein component codes for MLSAAHRLARGEDFTTAIRRGTRCGNRRLVVHYRAGGRGDESPALVGVVVPKKQIPLATRRNRVKRRVRALMAQRVGALEPGARVVVRGLAGADGADSSILGRDLDRLLSRCRERQAQGRQR; via the coding sequence GTGCTCAGCGCGGCGCACCGGTTAGCGCGGGGTGAGGACTTCACTACCGCGATTCGTCGGGGTACGCGTTGCGGGAACCGCAGGCTGGTCGTGCACTACCGCGCCGGCGGGAGAGGGGATGAGTCCCCGGCTCTCGTCGGCGTCGTCGTGCCCAAGAAGCAGATCCCGCTGGCCACCCGCCGCAACCGTGTCAAGCGCCGCGTGAGAGCCCTCATGGCTCAGCGGGTCGGTGCGCTTGAGCCGGGCGCCCGCGTCGTCGTACGTGGACTCGCCGGTGCTGACGGCGCTGACAGCAGCATCCTGGGAAGGGACCTCGATCGGCTTCTGAGCCGGTGCCGTGAGCGCCAGGCCCAAGGGCGGCAGCGGTGA
- the yidC gene encoding membrane protein insertase YidC, producing the protein MDTLLWPLKVAVAWVMVTIHKGLVLIGFPDGPGIAWVLSIIGLTIVVRLLIMPLFVKQIRASRGMQLLQPEMQALQAKYKGKKDPESRQRMNEEMMALYRKHGTNPMASCLPILVQMPIFFALFRVLASLGAVADGKYGRPSIGPLTQALAEQVQNSSVLGASLSSSFMDSGDNTQVKIVTVAMIIIMSVTQWYTMAQLTMKNMSAESMNSDNPMIRSQRMMMYVMPVIFAVSGVNFQIGVLVYWVVSNVWTMGQQFFTIRNMPAPGSEAEKKYRARVNAKRARKGLPSLEEEERAEAVAKAEAEGRTGGQRVQPVRKNRQKKSGVQSETRTDAVGESTTDQDMNEDLGDSEDSASPSSKSGGLTDEEIARRRYERRARQRREAAARRKAQAKKKRNR; encoded by the coding sequence ATGGACACGTTGCTATGGCCCCTCAAGGTGGCCGTGGCCTGGGTCATGGTCACGATCCACAAGGGCCTGGTCCTCATCGGGTTCCCCGATGGGCCGGGTATTGCCTGGGTGCTGTCCATCATCGGTCTGACGATCGTGGTGCGGCTGCTCATCATGCCGCTGTTCGTCAAGCAGATCCGGGCCTCGCGCGGGATGCAGCTCCTCCAGCCGGAGATGCAGGCGCTCCAGGCCAAGTACAAGGGTAAGAAGGATCCCGAGTCGCGCCAGCGCATGAACGAAGAGATGATGGCGCTCTACCGCAAGCACGGGACCAACCCCATGGCCTCCTGCCTGCCGATCCTGGTGCAGATGCCCATCTTCTTCGCCCTCTTCCGCGTGCTGGCCTCACTGGGCGCCGTCGCCGACGGCAAGTACGGACGCCCTTCGATCGGTCCACTCACGCAGGCGCTGGCCGAGCAGGTCCAGAACTCCAGCGTCCTCGGCGCCAGCCTGTCCTCCTCCTTCATGGACAGTGGGGACAACACGCAGGTCAAGATCGTCACGGTCGCCATGATCATCATCATGTCGGTCACGCAGTGGTACACCATGGCGCAGCTGACGATGAAGAACATGTCGGCGGAGTCCATGAACTCCGACAACCCCATGATCCGGTCCCAGCGGATGATGATGTACGTGATGCCGGTGATTTTCGCCGTCTCCGGCGTCAACTTCCAGATCGGTGTGCTCGTCTACTGGGTGGTCTCCAACGTGTGGACCATGGGGCAGCAGTTCTTCACCATTCGTAATATGCCGGCACCCGGCAGCGAGGCCGAGAAGAAGTACCGCGCCCGGGTCAACGCCAAGCGGGCCCGTAAGGGCCTGCCCTCGCTGGAGGAGGAGGAGCGGGCCGAGGCGGTCGCGAAGGCCGAGGCCGAGGGGCGTACAGGTGGCCAGCGGGTCCAGCCGGTGCGCAAGAACCGACAGAAGAAGTCCGGTGTCCAGAGCGAGACTCGTACGGACGCCGTCGGCGAGTCCACCACCGACCAGGACATGAATGAGGACCTGGGCGACTCCGAGGACTCGGCATCGCCATCCTCCAAGAGTGGCGGTCTCACCGACGAGGAGATCGCCCGACGCCGTTACGAGCGTCGAGCCCGCCAGCGTCGTGAGGCGGCGGCTCGTCGCAAGGCCCAGGCCAAGAAGAAGCGCAATCGCTGA